The following nucleotide sequence is from Longimicrobium sp..
CGTGGCGGACGAAGTCGTCTTCGAGCGGCGCAACAAGCGGCGGTAGTACAGAAAAGCCTCACACACAGACGCGGAGGAAACGGAAAGGGCACAGAGAACCCCTTCTCTGTTCTTTCCGTACCCCTCTGTGGCTCTGTGTGAGGCTTTCATCAGCTCCCGAACTGCGCGAAGCCAACCAGGTTCCCCGCGGGCTCGCGCACAAAGATCTCATCGGCGCCGTAGGGCGTCTTCCTCCGCGGCACCACCTGCTCCACCCCTTGCAGCGCGCGCTCCACCGCGTCCAGGTCGTCCACCTCGATGAAGAGGAGCGAGCCCTCCATCGTCAGCCCTTCCGCGACGGCGGGAGCATCGGCCTGGACGCTGGCGCGCGTCTGGTACATCACCTCCACGCCGTCCTTTTCCAGGATCAGGAAGCCGAGATGCTCCTCATGGGGCACCTCGGCGGTTCGCTCGAAGCCCAGGCGGTCGACCCAGAACGGGATCGCGGGC
It contains:
- a CDS encoding VOC family protein, translating into MPTMKKLTPILYVERIEPAIPFWVDRLGFERTAEVPHEEHLGFLILEKDGVEVMYQTRASVQADAPAVAEGLTMEGSLLFIEVDDLDAVERALQGVEQVVPRRKTPYGADEIFVREPAGNLVGFAQFGS